A genomic window from Gossypium hirsutum isolate 1008001.06 chromosome D10, Gossypium_hirsutum_v2.1, whole genome shotgun sequence includes:
- the LOC121203230 gene encoding putative disease resistance protein At3g14460, producing MDGLQPSKKLMELSIKFYCGDMLANWVGDSSFNCLQSLCLDDCINLLSLPSIGKLPLLKKVRIKGLRSVRTVGVELFAENTTNSFSSLEILEFVDMLNWEKWNLCEVDEEARKFPKLRELLIQNCPLLLGSMPEYLPSLKKLAIRSCGKLIISVQNFPLLSELEIHGCHEVIYKGFVDYSSIKRISFVGISKFSWAAECLRLRSIKVVSFEIGCCEELCSSRDNNWGLLTQSVSPQYLEITKCPLLVSIATEEEREELMQLKIPSSIVRMEIENCERLEKLSTTLYSLALLMELVLDGCSKLISVARSNLPSNLKVLVIRSCKNLQCLLLDEGEDVDSNNACVLQELNIFYCESLKRINRSVLPSTLKELLILGCPKLESISQEIQDNSSLESIRIFSCDMLKGLPQGLNKLKLCKIMSKVGCSNLISLAESGLPTPNLECLRLHFCSRLQPLPGNMRSLNALKDLAITDCPNVTSILEEGIPTHLTSLIIGGPNIWKAILDRDLHTLTCLKSLDISNGCPDAVSFPQDEKGVTLPSSLTRLFISDFPKLENLSSNGFRNLNSLQDLTIKNCPNLKTLPGNNMLSLQCLIIENCPSLKTLPGNNMLSSLLELEIRGCPMMEERCKRDKGPEWSKISHIPCVVVDGSDKVLKRII from the coding sequence ATGGATGGACTTCAACCTTCTAAGAAGCTCATGGAGCTCAGCATTAAGTTCTATTGTGGTGATATGTTGGCAAATTGGGTGGGAGATTCGTCCTTCAATTGTTTACAATCTTTATGCCTTGATGATTGTATAAATTTGTTGTCATTGCCATCAATTGGGAAATTGCCATTGTTGAAAAAGGTACGTATTAAAGGATTGCGCAGTGTAAGGACTGTGGGAGTTGAGTTGTTTGCAGAGAATACGACCAACTCATTTTCTTCATTGGAGATTTTAGAGTTTGTGGACATGCTTAATTGGGAGAAGTGGAACTTGTGTGAAGTTGATGAGGAAGCTAGGAAATTCCCTAAACTTCGTGAACTCTTGATTCAAAATTGTCCCTTATTATTAGGGAGTATGCCGGAATACCTTCCTTCTTTGAAGAAACTTGCAATTCGTAGTTGCGGGAAGTTGATAATTTCTGTTCAAAACTTTCCATTGCTTTCAGAATTAGAAATTCATGGTTGCCACGAGGTAATTTATAAAGGTTTTGTAGATTATAGCTCTATAAAAAGAATCTCATTTGTAGGGATTTCCAAGTTTAGTTGGGCAGCAGAATGCTTGAGGTTAAGATCAATAAAAGTGGTATCCTTTGAGATTGGTTGTTGTGAGGAGTTGTGCTCTTCTCGAGATAACAATTGGGGATTGCTAACTCAGTCCGTATCCCCCCAATATTTGGAAATTACCAAATGTCCGCTACTTGTATCCATAGCAACAGAAGAGGAAAGAGAAGAATTGATGCAATTGAAGATTCCTTCTAGCATTGTAAGAATGGAAATAGAGAATTGTGAAAGGCTAGAAAAACTATCGACAACCTTGTACTCTCTCGCATTACTTATGGAATTAGTGCTTGACGGTTGCTCAAAATTGATTTCTGTTGCAAGGAGCAATTTACCTTCGAATCTGAAAGTGCTAGTCATTCGAAGttgtaaaaatttgcaatgtttGTTGTTGGATGAAGGAGAGGATGTTGACTCCAACAATGCATGTGTTCTTCAGGAGTTGAATATTTTCTATTGTGAATCTCTAAAGAGAATAAATAGAAGTGTGTTGCCCTCCACACTGAAAGAACTTCTAATATTAGGGTGTCCAAAGCTAGAGTCCATATCCCAAGAAATTCAAGATAACTCTTCTCTTGAATCTATTCGTATCTTTAGTTGTGATATGCTTAAGGGTTTACCACAAGGATTGAACAAGCTCAAGCTTTGCAAGATCATGTCCAAAGTTGGTTGTTCAAATTTGATTTCCTTAGCAGAGAGTGGTTTGCCCACCCCAAACCTTGAATGTCTCCGCCTTCACTTTTGTAGTCGTCTCCAACCTTTGCCTGGGAATATGCGCAGTCTCAACGCTCTAAAAGATTTAGCAATAACGGATTGTCCAAATGTGACATCCATTCTGGAAGAGGGGATTCCTACCCATCTCACATCGCTTATAATTGGTGGACCCAATATCTGGAAGGCAATACTTGATAGGGATTTGCATACACTCACTTGTCTTAAATCTCTCGACATATCAAATGGGTGTCCAGATGCAGTGTCATTTCCTCAAGATGAGAAAGGAGTCACACTGCCTTCCTCTCTCACCCGTCTCTTCATCTCAGATTTCCCAAAACTGGAGAATCTATCCTCCAATGGCTTTCGGAACCTCAATTCTCTCCAGGACTTGACTATCAAAAATTGCCCAAACCTCAAGACTCTTCCGGGAAATAATATGCTTTCTCTCCAGTGCTTGATTATCGAAAATTGCCCAAGCCTCAAGACTCTTCCGGGAAACAATATGCTTTCTTCGCTTTTGGAGCTAGAAATCCGGGGGTGTCCAATGATGGAAGAACGGTGCAAAAGGGATAAAGGACCTGAGTGGTCCAAAATTTCCCACATACCTTgtgttgttgttgatggttcAGACAAAGTTCTTAAGAGAATAATTTAA